A DNA window from Cherax quadricarinatus isolate ZL_2023a chromosome 25, ASM3850222v1, whole genome shotgun sequence contains the following coding sequences:
- the LOC128697265 gene encoding zinc finger protein 271 — protein sequence MKVVKKIHRCPVCEKVFPTNYRLMKHNSTHTGERSYHCPECLKGFTDKSSLKKHKRVHTGEKPYQCPECLKDYTDKSSLKQHQRIHTGEKPYHCSMCLEDFNDKSSLNKHERVHTGEKPYQCTVCHKDFRQRSHLNSHMRLHTGEKPFQCSVCTKLFTVKCALVKHMRYHTGEKPYQCSVCHKDFRQRNHLNSHMRLHTGEKPFQCSLCAKQFSVKSSLVKHMKTHTEDKTHQCPECHKVLSSHTFLVKHKTLHKEHKSYKCSKCQKNFSLEESLVKHLKIHTGEMLYKCSECQKDFSGQENLILHQRIHEGESPYSCSLCSQSFSQKFKFENHMKGHNTEQPYQCSRCLESFSYETNLVNHMITHI from the coding sequence ATGAAGGTAGTAAAAAAAATCCATCGGTGTCCTGTTTGTGAAAAAGTTTTTCCAACTAATTATAGACTGATGAAACATAACAGTACTCATACAGGAGAAAGATCTTATCACTGTCCAGAATGTCTAAAAGGTTTTACTGATAAATCTTCATTAAAAAAACATAAGagagttcatacaggagagaagccatatcagtgtcCTGAATGTCTGAAAGATTATACTGATAAATCCTCATTAAAACAGCATCAgagaattcatacaggagagaagccatatcaTTGTTCAATGTGTCTGGAAGACTTCAATGATAAATCCTCACTAAATAAACATGAGagagttcatacaggagagaaaccatatcagtgtacagtgtgtcATAAAGACTTTAGACAAAGGAGTCACTTGAATTCACACATGAGacttcatactggagagaagccattTCAGTGCTCAGTATGTACAAAATTATTTACAGTAAAATGTGCTCTGGTAAAACACATGCGGtatcatacaggagagaaaccatatcagtgctcAGTGTGTCATAAAGACTTTAGACAGAGGAATCACCTGAATTCACACATGAGacttcatactggagagaagccattTCAGTGCTCATTGTGTGCAAAACAGTTTTCGGTAAAATCTTCTCTAGTGAAACACATGAAGACTCATACAGAAGATAAAACACATCAGTGTCCAGAGTGTCATAAAGTACTTTCAAGTCACACTTTTTTAGTTAAGCACAAGACACTTCATAAAGAACATAAATCATACAAGTGTTCTAAATGTCAGAAAAACTTTTCATTAGAAGAAAGTTTAGTAAAACATTTAAAAATTCACACAGGAGAAATGCTATACAAGTGTTCAGAGTGTCAGAAAGACTTTTCAGGACAAGAAAATTTAATATTACATCAAAGAATTCATGAGGGGGAGAGCCCATATAGTTGCTCACTGTGCTCACAGAGCTTTTCACAAAAATTTAAATTTGAAAATCACATGAAAGGTCATAACACAGAacaaccatatcagtgttcaaggTGTCTGGAAAGTTTTTCTTATGAGACTAACTTAGTAAATCATATGATAACTCATATATGA